A single window of Gemmatimonadaceae bacterium DNA harbors:
- a CDS encoding DEAD/DEAH box helicase — protein MPFSKFELDPNLVKGIKEMGFLRPTPIQADAIPPAMQGRDLLACALTGSGKTAAFLLPILDKLISRPRGVTRALVITPTRELAAQIVEQLDAIATHTPVTAAVVIGGVGMGPQEHAFRSGTDVIVATPGRLLDHMKASYAKLDRIEFLVLDEADRMLDMGFLPDIRRILKALPTKRQTFFFSATMPGPIATLASQMLKHPATINLERTSIPPTGITQALYPVPQELKSALFLELLKRGDMKEALVFMRTKHRANRLAEYLAKNGILSERIHGNRSQKQRTEALAGFKSGKYRVLVATDIAARGIDVEALGHVVNFDVPPAPEDYIHRVGRTGRAEMTGEAFTFFAPDEEADIKGIERAISRKLPRVTLEGFDYSAKPQQRFEVPLAERIAEIRKKKAEDRARAAAKTARKGASSQGGGRPAPKAAGVSSRPGAGRGRRPR, from the coding sequence CGACGCGATTCCTCCAGCGATGCAGGGCAGGGACCTCCTCGCGTGCGCCTTGACCGGAAGCGGGAAGACCGCCGCGTTTCTTCTGCCGATTCTCGACAAGCTCATCTCGCGCCCACGCGGCGTCACCCGCGCGCTCGTCATCACGCCGACGCGTGAGCTCGCGGCCCAGATCGTCGAGCAGCTCGATGCCATCGCTACGCATACTCCAGTAACTGCGGCCGTGGTCATCGGCGGAGTCGGCATGGGCCCGCAGGAGCATGCGTTCCGCAGCGGAACGGACGTGATTGTCGCTACGCCGGGCCGGCTCCTCGACCACATGAAGGCGTCTTACGCGAAGCTCGATCGCATCGAGTTCCTGGTGCTCGACGAGGCGGATCGGATGCTCGACATGGGATTTCTGCCGGACATCCGGCGGATACTGAAAGCGCTTCCGACCAAGCGGCAGACTTTCTTCTTCAGCGCGACCATGCCGGGCCCCATCGCGACGCTCGCTTCACAGATGCTGAAGCATCCGGCGACGATCAACCTCGAGCGGACTTCCATCCCGCCGACGGGAATCACGCAGGCGCTCTATCCCGTTCCGCAGGAGCTCAAGTCGGCGCTTTTCCTCGAGCTTCTGAAACGCGGCGACATGAAGGAAGCGCTGGTCTTCATGCGCACCAAGCACCGCGCGAACCGGCTGGCCGAATATCTGGCGAAGAACGGCATCCTGTCGGAGCGCATTCACGGCAACAGGTCGCAGAAGCAGCGCACCGAAGCCCTGGCCGGCTTCAAGAGCGGCAAGTACCGCGTGCTCGTCGCCACTGACATCGCGGCACGAGGCATTGACGTAGAGGCGCTGGGCCACGTGGTGAATTTTGACGTACCGCCGGCGCCTGAGGATTACATCCACCGGGTCGGCAGGACCGGACGGGCGGAGATGACGGGCGAGGCGTTCACGTTCTTCGCGCCTGACGAGGAAGCCGACATCAAGGGGATCGAGCGCGCGATCAGCCGCAAGCTTCCGCGAGTGACGCTCGAGGGGTTCGACTACTCGGCCAAGCCGCAGCAGCGGTTCGAAGTTCCCCTCGCGGAGAGAATCGCGGAGATACGGAAGAAGAAGGCTGAGGACAGGGCGCGAGCGGCCGCGAAGACCGCGCGAAAGGGGGCATCGTCGCAAGGTGGAGGACGTCCGGCCCCGAAGGCGGCGGGGGTTTCGTCCAGACCGGGCGCAGGCCGGGGACGCAGGCCGAGATAG
- a CDS encoding dehydrogenase E1 component subunit alpha/beta has translation MATTTRPDRKSKASPGAALSSEGLVAACRNMLLSRRLDDKEVQLKRQNKIFFQISGAGHEAILTAAAMTLRPAYDWFYTYYRDRALCLQLGVTATEMLYEAVGAAKDPASGGRQMPSHWGHKDLNIVSASSPTGTQFLQAVGSAEATMRAKMLGITEGFQNDEVVLVTAGEGTTSEGEFWESLNTASNLKLPVVYLVEDNGYAISVPVEVNTAGGSISKLVRSFPDFHIEEVDGCDFLASYDVMTRAVQYARDRKGPALVHAKVIRPYSHSLSDDETMYRPPSEREADAARDPITVFPKWLVDEGHATEDEIKRMQDEVDELILAATDDALAQPQPGPETIYYGVYSPDVDPTGEQFDTEDDPRFTGDPTTMVDLLNACMKDEMRRDEKILMFGEDVADVSREENLDKVKGKGGVFKVTWGLQKEFGSARVYNSPLAEANIVGRAIGLALRGFKPVVEIQFFDYIWPAYMQLREELATMRWRSNDSFSAPVVVRTTYGGYIRGAIYHSQTGASLFTHCPGLRVVCPATALDANGLLRTAIRCDDPVIFLEHKHLYRQTYNKSANPGPNFMIPFGKAKVVREGTDVTLVTYGATLQRAVTAANAVAEEGISVEVIDLRTLSPWDRETVFASVKKTSRVIVAYEDSLSWGYGAEIAAAVADECFAWLDAPVKRVASTDTFVGYAPQLEDAILPQVDDFKAAYREIAGY, from the coding sequence ATGGCAACCACTACACGTCCCGACAGAAAATCAAAAGCGTCCCCCGGCGCGGCTCTCTCTTCCGAGGGCCTTGTCGCCGCCTGTCGCAACATGCTGCTCTCCCGCCGGCTGGACGACAAGGAAGTTCAGCTCAAGCGGCAGAACAAGATCTTTTTCCAGATCTCCGGCGCGGGGCACGAAGCGATTCTCACGGCTGCCGCGATGACCCTGCGGCCCGCCTACGACTGGTTCTATACCTACTATCGCGACCGCGCGCTGTGCCTGCAGCTGGGCGTCACTGCTACGGAAATGCTGTACGAGGCGGTGGGTGCGGCAAAGGATCCGGCATCGGGCGGCAGGCAGATGCCGAGCCACTGGGGACACAAGGACCTCAACATAGTGTCGGCATCGTCTCCGACCGGCACCCAGTTCCTTCAAGCCGTCGGGTCCGCCGAAGCGACGATGCGCGCGAAGATGCTCGGCATCACCGAGGGATTTCAGAACGACGAGGTCGTGCTCGTAACCGCAGGTGAAGGCACGACGAGCGAGGGCGAATTCTGGGAATCGCTGAACACCGCCTCGAACCTGAAGCTGCCCGTCGTCTATCTCGTGGAGGACAACGGATACGCAATCTCGGTTCCGGTCGAGGTCAACACGGCCGGCGGCTCGATCTCGAAGCTGGTCAGATCGTTTCCCGACTTCCACATCGAGGAAGTGGACGGCTGCGATTTCCTCGCCAGCTACGACGTGATGACGCGTGCCGTGCAGTACGCGCGCGATCGGAAGGGGCCGGCGCTCGTACACGCGAAAGTAATTCGTCCCTACTCCCACTCGCTGTCCGATGACGAGACGATGTACCGTCCGCCGTCCGAGCGTGAAGCCGACGCCGCGCGGGACCCGATCACAGTCTTCCCGAAGTGGCTGGTTGACGAAGGCCACGCGACCGAGGACGAGATCAAGCGCATGCAGGACGAGGTGGACGAGCTGATCCTCGCCGCCACTGACGACGCGCTGGCGCAACCGCAGCCCGGTCCGGAGACTATCTACTACGGAGTCTACTCGCCCGACGTGGATCCCACCGGCGAGCAGTTCGATACCGAGGACGACCCGCGATTCACCGGCGATCCGACCACGATGGTGGATCTGCTCAACGCCTGCATGAAGGACGAGATGCGGCGCGACGAGAAGATCCTGATGTTCGGAGAGGATGTCGCGGACGTTTCACGCGAGGAGAATCTCGACAAGGTCAAGGGCAAGGGCGGCGTCTTCAAGGTGACGTGGGGACTCCAGAAGGAGTTCGGGAGCGCGCGCGTTTACAACTCGCCGCTCGCCGAAGCCAACATCGTCGGCCGCGCGATCGGTCTCGCTCTGCGCGGGTTCAAGCCCGTGGTCGAGATCCAGTTCTTCGATTACATCTGGCCGGCGTACATGCAGCTCCGCGAGGAGCTGGCCACGATGCGCTGGCGGTCCAACGACAGCTTCTCGGCGCCTGTCGTCGTGCGAACCACATACGGCGGATACATTCGCGGCGCAATCTATCACTCGCAGACCGGCGCATCGCTGTTCACGCACTGCCCGGGATTGCGAGTCGTGTGTCCCGCGACCGCACTCGATGCAAACGGGCTGCTGCGTACAGCGATCCGCTGCGACGATCCGGTGATCTTCCTCGAGCACAAGCACCTCTACCGGCAGACGTACAACAAGAGCGCCAATCCCGGGCCGAACTTCATGATTCCGTTCGGGAAGGCGAAGGTCGTGCGCGAAGGCACCGACGTCACACTCGTAACGTACGGAGCGACGCTGCAGCGCGCGGTGACCGCGGCGAACGCGGTTGCCGAGGAGGGAATCTCGGTCGAGGTGATCGATCTGCGCACGCTGAGCCCGTGGGATCGCGAGACAGTGTTCGCGTCGGTGAAGAAAACGTCGCGCGTGATCGTCGCGTACGAGGACTCACTGTCGTGGGGCTACGGCGCCGAGATCGCGGCGGCGGTCGCCGACGAGTGCTTCGCGTGGCTCGACGCTCCGGTCAAGCGCGTAGCCTCAACCGATACATTCGTCGGTTACGCGCCGCAGCTCGAGGACGCGATCCTGCCGCAGGTGGACGACTTCAAGGCGGCGTACAGGGAGATCGCGGGTTACTGA
- a CDS encoding Yip1 family protein: MNLIARAKGILINPRQEWAAIDAEPLNVGALLVGYVLPLAAIGPIAQIIGRSTFGYGGSLITTAIVTFCLTVVGVFVVAWVINALAPTFGATQSMHQAIKVAAYSSTASWIAGIFNIYPPLVILAVIGGLYSLYLFYIGLPMLMKAPTDKAMTYTIVVIVAVVVIYIVIGTVSGRMV, from the coding sequence ATGAATCTCATTGCGCGCGCCAAAGGCATACTCATCAACCCGCGTCAAGAGTGGGCCGCAATAGACGCCGAGCCGCTGAATGTGGGCGCGCTGCTCGTCGGATACGTTCTCCCGCTCGCTGCTATCGGGCCGATAGCTCAGATCATCGGAAGGTCCACGTTCGGCTACGGCGGGAGTCTGATCACCACCGCGATCGTGACCTTCTGCCTGACGGTGGTCGGAGTGTTCGTCGTCGCATGGGTAATCAACGCCCTCGCCCCGACCTTCGGTGCCACGCAGAGCATGCATCAGGCGATCAAGGTCGCGGCATACAGCTCGACTGCCTCGTGGATCGCCGGGATCTTCAACATCTACCCGCCGCTCGTGATCCTGGCGGTGATCGGCGGGCTGTACAGCCTCTACCTGTTCTATATCGGCCTACCGATGCTGATGAAGGCGCCCACCGATAAAGCGATGACCTACACGATCGTCGTCATCGTTGCGGTGGTCGTCATCTACATCGTGATTGGCACGGTTAGCGGACGGATGGTCTGA
- a CDS encoding NAD+ synthase → MHLAIIQFKPRKGDYENNLAKLGGIFAQLDALTPRPQVAFLPETAVSGYFLEGGVRDHAVTAGTLVRDLDAQYRAAVPSLEPMDVGLGFYEIWNNSIYNSALYVTLGGESPIVRHVHRKVFLPTYGLFDEERFVDRGFEIRAFDTSWGRAAMLVCEDAWHSLSGTIAALDGAQMIFIPSASPARGLFPRQDELAGPANLERWERLARDVASEHGVFTGLVHLVGSEGGKTFSGGSIVVGPRGDVKLRAPLWEEAIATVTLDTSELTRARVELPLLTDLQTMLPHLVRTIGKIQLGEPLPLSYDPATSNGASPVGIVSGQPSRAWATSDARAWKPEAGAGAEHGGVESRPEPARIAVVSAPASVMGPPPLEIDPALTADWLVSFLREELRLRGFSRGVIGISGGVDSAVTAYLAARALGPSNVVGVKMPYRTSSADSLAHAQLVIDELGIESRTIDISAAVDGYLANEPGANPGRRGNVMARTRMIVLFDQSERERALPLGTGNKTERLLGYFTWHADDSPPINPLGDLFKTQVWALARHLGVPEAIVGKPASADLIAGQTDEGDFGISYQRADEILNWLVNGYAPADVEAHGFTREEVALVQKRLSGTHWKRKLPTVAMLSGSAIGETYLRPVDY, encoded by the coding sequence GTGCACCTGGCAATCATACAGTTCAAGCCGCGAAAGGGCGACTACGAAAACAATCTCGCGAAGCTGGGCGGGATTTTCGCCCAGCTCGATGCATTGACACCGCGACCGCAGGTTGCGTTCCTTCCCGAGACCGCGGTCAGTGGATACTTCCTCGAAGGGGGAGTGCGGGACCACGCGGTTACCGCAGGAACGCTGGTCCGCGATCTCGACGCGCAATACCGCGCCGCCGTTCCGTCGCTCGAGCCGATGGACGTCGGGCTCGGCTTCTACGAGATCTGGAACAACTCCATCTATAATAGTGCGCTGTACGTGACATTGGGGGGAGAATCGCCCATCGTCCGGCACGTGCACCGGAAGGTGTTTCTTCCGACGTACGGTCTGTTCGACGAAGAGCGGTTCGTGGACCGCGGCTTCGAGATCCGGGCGTTCGACACGAGCTGGGGACGCGCCGCGATGCTGGTGTGCGAGGACGCGTGGCACAGCCTGTCGGGAACCATCGCAGCGCTCGACGGGGCGCAGATGATCTTCATTCCGTCCGCCTCTCCGGCGCGCGGGCTTTTCCCGAGACAGGACGAGCTGGCGGGACCAGCGAATCTGGAAAGGTGGGAGCGGCTCGCGCGCGACGTTGCCTCCGAGCACGGAGTCTTCACCGGGCTCGTGCACCTCGTCGGATCCGAGGGTGGAAAGACTTTTTCCGGCGGGTCCATCGTTGTCGGACCGAGGGGTGACGTGAAGCTGCGCGCGCCTCTATGGGAGGAGGCGATCGCAACGGTGACGCTCGATACGTCGGAGCTGACGCGCGCGCGTGTGGAGCTGCCGCTGCTCACGGATCTCCAGACCATGCTGCCGCATCTCGTTCGCACGATCGGAAAAATTCAGCTTGGCGAGCCGTTGCCGCTGTCCTACGATCCGGCGACGAGCAACGGTGCATCACCTGTTGGGATCGTGTCGGGACAGCCATCGCGTGCATGGGCGACGAGCGATGCGCGAGCGTGGAAGCCCGAAGCAGGCGCCGGTGCGGAGCACGGTGGCGTGGAATCGCGTCCCGAGCCCGCACGGATTGCGGTCGTGTCCGCGCCGGCATCGGTGATGGGGCCGCCGCCGCTCGAAATCGATCCAGCGCTCACGGCGGACTGGCTCGTGTCGTTCCTTCGCGAAGAGCTCCGGCTGCGCGGCTTCTCGCGCGGAGTGATCGGCATCTCGGGCGGCGTGGATTCGGCCGTGACAGCGTATCTCGCTGCCCGCGCACTCGGCCCATCCAACGTGGTCGGCGTGAAAATGCCTTATCGCACGTCGAGCGCTGATTCTCTCGCGCATGCGCAGCTGGTGATCGACGAGCTGGGCATCGAGTCACGCACCATAGATATCAGCGCGGCGGTAGACGGATATCTCGCAAACGAACCCGGCGCGAATCCGGGAAGACGCGGAAATGTCATGGCGCGCACGAGAATGATCGTCCTGTTCGACCAGTCCGAGCGCGAGCGCGCCCTGCCGCTCGGCACCGGGAACAAGACCGAGCGCCTGCTCGGCTACTTCACCTGGCACGCCGACGACTCTCCGCCGATCAATCCGCTCGGCGACCTGTTCAAGACTCAGGTATGGGCGCTGGCGAGACACCTTGGAGTTCCCGAGGCAATAGTCGGGAAGCCGGCGTCAGCGGACCTGATCGCGGGCCAGACGGACGAGGGCGACTTCGGGATCAGCTACCAGCGCGCCGACGAAATCCTCAACTGGCTCGTGAACGGCTACGCCCCTGCGGACGTGGAAGCGCACGGTTTCACGCGCGAAGAAGTCGCGCTCGTGCAGAAGCGGCTGTCAGGCACGCACTGGAAGAGGAAGCTGCCGACGGTCGCGATGCTGAGCGGGAGCGCCATTGGGGAGACGTACCTGAGACCCGTCGATTATTGA
- a CDS encoding PBP1A family penicillin-binding protein has protein sequence MHYTEVAIRRLRGQQAARLAMAVLLLAPAALGAQARRTGQVWQIVAQPQSSEILARDGSLIGEIGTQLRTSISIRTLPKYVGQAFIAVEDQRFYQHDGVDMVGIAGAIKDNILGDRRGASTITQQLVGNMHPDIIDRRDQSIARKLREQAAAREMEKHYTKEQILEAYLNQIGFAHGWYGIESAARHYFAKTASKLTLAEAATLAAMPKGPGIYEPVKFPARAHERRNTVLALMAQQRYITPAQARAAQASSLVTAPDYGISTPAPYYVDVVKIQAERAGIPVNQGGFRIYTALDPALQESAVSSLAEGLAEVEARAGYRHPKTAGTGKDSDYLQGLVVAMDPTTGDVRALVGGRDYKASQFDRAIDGKRQPGSSFKPIVYAAAIADSIPPNAIVGDTAIAIPLPNGTYYRPDNSDHEFLGAITLREALARSRNVVAVQLGQEVGMDSVIALARRMGIQGTIAPYPSSAIGASAVQPLDMIASYTTFANLGTAVEPRFIHRIEDRAGNAVFTAPVRALPPAMDQRTAFVVRDMMRDVVERGTASSIRRFLPASVPVAGKTGTTNDNTDVWFIGLTPDIVAGVWLGFDTPKTITPGAAGGSLAAPIWGKMMARYYASSAGRSSLERSASQWTPPIGVISGELDRVTGQLATPATPADRRYTEYFVEGTEPAPFRVDPWKIFRWGPIGF, from the coding sequence ATGCATTACACTGAAGTTGCCATTCGCCGTCTGCGCGGGCAACAGGCGGCGCGGTTGGCGATGGCCGTGCTGCTCCTCGCTCCCGCCGCACTCGGCGCCCAGGCGCGACGAACCGGACAGGTCTGGCAGATCGTGGCGCAGCCGCAGTCGTCGGAAATACTCGCGCGCGACGGCTCGCTCATCGGCGAGATCGGCACGCAGCTCCGCACCAGCATCTCCATCCGCACTCTGCCGAAGTACGTCGGCCAGGCGTTCATCGCGGTCGAGGACCAGCGCTTCTACCAGCACGACGGCGTGGACATGGTCGGTATCGCCGGCGCGATCAAGGACAACATCCTCGGCGACCGCCGCGGCGCGAGTACCATCACGCAGCAGCTCGTCGGCAACATGCATCCCGACATCATTGACCGCCGGGACCAGAGCATCGCTCGCAAGCTGCGCGAGCAGGCCGCCGCTCGCGAGATGGAGAAGCACTACACCAAGGAGCAGATCCTCGAAGCCTATCTCAATCAGATTGGATTCGCCCACGGGTGGTACGGAATCGAGTCGGCCGCGAGACACTACTTCGCCAAGACCGCGTCGAAGCTGACTCTCGCCGAAGCGGCGACGCTCGCGGCGATGCCCAAAGGTCCCGGGATATATGAGCCGGTGAAGTTTCCCGCGCGCGCGCACGAACGGCGTAATACCGTGCTCGCGCTGATGGCTCAGCAGCGGTACATCACGCCGGCGCAGGCGCGTGCCGCGCAGGCGTCGTCGCTCGTCACCGCGCCGGATTACGGCATTTCGACGCCGGCGCCGTATTATGTGGACGTCGTCAAGATTCAGGCGGAGCGCGCCGGCATTCCGGTGAATCAGGGCGGCTTCCGCATCTACACCGCGCTGGATCCCGCGCTTCAGGAGTCCGCGGTAAGCTCTCTCGCCGAAGGGCTCGCCGAGGTCGAGGCGCGCGCGGGATATCGTCATCCGAAGACAGCCGGCACGGGCAAGGACTCGGATTATCTCCAGGGGCTGGTCGTGGCGATGGACCCGACGACGGGGGATGTGCGCGCACTCGTCGGCGGGCGTGATTACAAGGCCTCGCAGTTCGACAGGGCGATAGACGGAAAACGCCAGCCCGGTTCTTCATTCAAGCCGATCGTGTATGCCGCGGCCATCGCCGACAGCATTCCACCCAACGCCATCGTCGGCGACACCGCGATCGCTATCCCGCTGCCCAACGGCACGTATTACAGGCCCGACAACTCCGACCACGAATTCCTCGGCGCCATCACGCTGCGGGAGGCACTGGCCAGGTCGCGCAACGTCGTCGCTGTGCAGCTGGGGCAGGAAGTCGGAATGGACAGCGTCATCGCGCTCGCCAGGCGGATGGGGATTCAGGGGACGATCGCACCCTATCCTTCCAGCGCCATCGGCGCGTCGGCGGTGCAACCGCTCGACATGATCGCGTCGTACACGACTTTCGCCAACCTCGGGACTGCCGTGGAGCCGCGATTCATCCACCGCATCGAGGATCGGGCGGGCAATGCCGTCTTTACCGCGCCGGTCCGCGCGCTTCCCCCGGCGATGGATCAGCGTACCGCGTTCGTCGTGCGCGACATGATGCGCGATGTCGTGGAGCGCGGCACCGCATCGTCCATCCGGCGATTCCTTCCAGCGAGCGTCCCCGTCGCCGGAAAGACCGGCACGACCAACGACAATACCGACGTCTGGTTCATCGGCCTGACGCCGGACATCGTCGCCGGCGTCTGGCTCGGCTTCGACACGCCGAAGACGATCACTCCGGGAGCCGCGGGTGGCTCGCTCGCGGCCCCGATCTGGGGGAAGATGATGGCTCGCTACTACGCCAGCAGCGCCGGCCGCTCGTCACTCGAGCGCTCCGCTTCCCAGTGGACACCGCCGATCGGAGTGATCAGTGGGGAGCTGGACCGCGTCACCGGTCAGCTCGCGACTCCCGCCACGCCGGCCGATCGTCGCTACACGGAGTATTTCGTGGAGGGCACGGAACCGGCGCCGTTCCGCGTCGACCCGTGGAAGATCTTCCGCTGGGGCCCGATCGGGTTCTGA
- the lon gene encoding endopeptidase La, translated as MGQRQTIPVLPLRGTVIFPGLTAPIAAGRPGTLRAIEAALKGDRLVFAVAQRDNTDEPAPEILYSMGVIARIGQIQRGLGGVQLLLQGEQRATALQYTTIEGYLSAVIVPAEEMSPVDENDPAFTALQKETRERAAELGERRGLPEEVVHQVLDAVTEPGKFADLVAGYIELSVPEKQGLLETLNIEDRLRRVLVHVQRQVGLLEAQEDIKSQVQEELGERQREMYLREQMKAIQKELGDDDQSKEMTDLRDKLSKLELPKVARAEVERELGRLERAGRESMEAQVIRTYLEWIAELPWNTRSDDHLDLNNASKVLEEDHYGLTDVKDRVLEFLAVRQLRAQQLAQEVEREGEVPASVLRAEKDEATPSLAVGVDEERPITDQKEAKAKAMAKGPILIFIGPPGVGKTSIAKSVARALGREYVRVALGGARDEADIRGHRRTYVGAMPGRIIQGMKQAGTKNPVFLLDEVDKLGTSYQGDPSSALLEVLDPAQNDTFTDHYLGIPFDLSEVLFIATGNFVQSIPGPLLDRMEVVDFAGYTEKEKAEIAKKYLIPRQLEESGLGDKGIHFTDDAVMSVVSNYTRESGVRQLERQLGAVARKVARKIAMGVTGELVDEEITADEVRELLGRPKVHPERAQEANEVGIATGMYYTPMGGDIMFVEASIRRYYGTRQTDSETTGPAGAVSLILTGQLGDVMKESARAAFTYATNNAAKLGIPRDRLGAIEAHIHVPAGAIPKDGPSAGIAMATALVSEMSDREVRRDVAMTGEITLRGRVLPIGGLKEKVLGAHRAGIKHIIIPKANEGDIEDVPEEVRNTLTFHPVETLSQVLEIALVKPTATEDVKPLESAA; from the coding sequence ATGGGACAGCGTCAAACTATACCCGTTCTGCCTCTTCGCGGAACAGTAATTTTTCCGGGCCTCACCGCTCCCATCGCCGCCGGCAGACCGGGAACGCTTCGCGCGATCGAGGCAGCGCTGAAGGGCGATCGACTCGTATTCGCCGTCGCCCAGCGCGACAACACCGACGAGCCCGCGCCGGAGATTCTCTATTCAATGGGAGTCATCGCGCGGATCGGGCAGATCCAGCGGGGACTTGGCGGTGTGCAGCTGCTGCTTCAGGGCGAGCAACGCGCAACCGCTCTCCAGTACACCACCATCGAAGGCTACCTCAGCGCGGTGATCGTCCCCGCCGAGGAGATGAGCCCGGTGGACGAGAACGATCCGGCGTTCACGGCTCTCCAGAAGGAGACCCGCGAGCGTGCCGCCGAGCTCGGCGAGCGGCGCGGGCTTCCGGAAGAAGTGGTGCATCAGGTGCTCGACGCCGTCACCGAGCCTGGCAAGTTCGCCGATCTCGTCGCCGGCTACATCGAGCTTTCCGTTCCTGAGAAGCAGGGTCTTCTCGAGACGCTGAACATCGAGGATCGCCTGCGTCGCGTGCTCGTCCACGTTCAGCGCCAGGTCGGACTGCTCGAGGCGCAGGAAGACATCAAGTCGCAGGTCCAGGAAGAGCTCGGCGAGCGTCAGCGCGAGATGTACCTGCGCGAGCAGATGAAGGCGATTCAGAAGGAGCTCGGCGACGACGACCAGAGCAAGGAGATGACCGATCTCCGTGACAAGCTCAGCAAGCTCGAGCTCCCGAAGGTAGCGCGCGCCGAAGTCGAGCGTGAGCTGGGTCGTCTGGAGCGGGCGGGCCGCGAATCAATGGAAGCCCAGGTGATCCGGACGTATCTCGAGTGGATCGCCGAGCTTCCCTGGAACACCCGCTCGGACGACCACCTCGATCTGAACAATGCATCGAAGGTGCTCGAGGAGGATCACTACGGTCTGACCGATGTGAAGGACCGCGTGCTCGAGTTCCTGGCCGTCCGCCAGCTTCGCGCGCAGCAGCTTGCGCAGGAGGTGGAGCGCGAGGGCGAGGTGCCCGCGTCGGTGCTGCGCGCCGAGAAGGATGAGGCGACTCCGTCGCTCGCGGTTGGCGTGGACGAGGAGCGTCCCATCACCGACCAGAAGGAGGCGAAGGCCAAGGCGATGGCCAAGGGCCCGATCCTCATCTTCATCGGACCGCCTGGCGTCGGCAAGACGTCCATCGCCAAGTCGGTCGCCCGCGCGCTCGGACGCGAATACGTCCGCGTTGCGCTCGGTGGCGCGCGCGATGAGGCCGATATCCGCGGCCACCGCCGCACGTACGTCGGAGCGATGCCGGGTCGCATCATCCAGGGAATGAAGCAGGCCGGAACGAAGAATCCCGTGTTCCTGCTGGACGAGGTGGACAAGCTGGGAACGTCGTATCAGGGAGATCCATCGAGTGCGCTGCTCGAGGTCCTCGATCCCGCCCAGAACGACACGTTCACCGATCACTACCTCGGCATTCCGTTCGACCTGAGCGAGGTGCTGTTCATCGCGACCGGGAACTTCGTCCAGAGCATTCCCGGACCGTTGCTCGATCGAATGGAAGTAGTTGATTTCGCCGGGTACACCGAGAAGGAGAAGGCGGAAATCGCCAAGAAGTATCTCATTCCGCGCCAGCTTGAGGAGTCGGGCCTGGGCGACAAGGGGATTCACTTCACGGACGACGCGGTGATGAGCGTCGTGTCCAATTACACGCGCGAGAGCGGCGTGAGACAGCTCGAGCGCCAGCTTGGTGCAGTGGCGCGAAAGGTTGCGCGCAAGATCGCGATGGGCGTGACGGGCGAGCTCGTTGACGAGGAGATCACCGCCGACGAGGTCCGTGAGCTGCTCGGCCGGCCGAAGGTGCATCCGGAGCGGGCGCAGGAAGCGAACGAGGTTGGCATCGCCACCGGCATGTACTACACGCCGATGGGCGGCGACATCATGTTCGTCGAGGCGTCAATTCGACGGTACTACGGCACGCGGCAGACCGATTCCGAAACCACAGGGCCGGCTGGAGCGGTGTCGCTGATTCTCACCGGACAGCTTGGCGACGTGATGAAGGAGTCGGCGCGCGCGGCGTTCACCTACGCGACGAACAACGCCGCGAAGCTCGGAATTCCGAGGGACCGGCTGGGCGCGATCGAGGCGCATATCCACGTTCCAGCGGGAGCCATCCCGAAGGATGGTCCTTCCGCCGGCATCGCGATGGCGACGGCGCTGGTGTCAGAGATGTCGGACCGCGAAGTGCGGCGCGATGTCGCGATGACAGGCGAGATCACTCTGCGCGGGCGGGTGCTGCCGATTGGCGGCCTGAAGGAGAAGGTGCTCGGCGCCCATCGTGCGGGCATCAAGCACATCATCATCCCCAAGGCGAACGAAGGCGACATCGAGGACGTGCCGGAGGAAGTGAGGAACACGCTGACCTTCCACCCGGTCGAGACGCTGAGCCAGGTGCTGGAGATTGCACTTGTGAAGCCGACGGCAACCGAGGACGTGAAGCCGCTGGAGAGCGCGGCGTAA